The Leucothrix mucor DSM 2157 DNA window CAGAGCCATCAAAGCGGAAGGTCGTGGCTTCCAGCAGAATATTACCTTGCTTCTTCAGCGACTCATTGGCGTACAGCTCAGGGTTAGCACCCTTGAATGGAGTCAGGAAGCCTGATTGCGCCATCCAGACTTCATGCGCAATCGGCGTTTTCAGGAAGTCGATAAAGGCCGTTGCTGCCTTGGATGGGTTGGTAATCGCGAATAACGTACCTGCGCCCAATACCGGCTTACCCAAATCCTTTTCTGCATAAGCAGGGAAGTAGAAGAAGTCAGCATCTTCGCCCAGCTCAGTGCCTTCAGGAAAGAAGGATGGAATAAATGACGCTTGGCGGTGCATGTAGCACTTTGGTGGCGAGCTAAACAAACCTTTAGGGCTTTCACGGAAGTCATTAGTCGCAACAGAAGCTGAGCCACCATCGACGTATTTATCGTTACGGGCGAACCAACCAAACTCATCAATGGCACCCAATACTTTAGGGTCATCAAATTTCAGTTCATTGCTTACCCACTTATCATAATCTTCAGGAGATTGTGTGCGCAGCATCATGTCTTCAACCCAGTCGGTTGCAGGCCAGCCTGTCGCACCACCGGAACCCAGACCAATACACCATGGCTTGCCACCATCGGCAGCAATTTTCTTGGTCAACGCTTTGAGCTCTTCCATTGAAGTCGGGACTTCATAGCCCGCATCCTCAAAGTTCTCAGGGATGTACCAAGTCAGTGACTTCACATCGACTTTATAAAAGAAGCCGTAGTATTCCTTTTCGCCTTCTTTATTGGCGTACGTTCCCAGATCAACCCACGACTGGCCCGCACCGTAATTCTCAGCAACCCAGGCTTTCGTGTCATCACCTAATGGTGAGAGCAGGCCTTTGGAAGCTAGGTCAGCAGCCAAGCCAGGCTGAGGGAAGATGGAGATATTAGGAGGGCTACCCGCTTGGGTATCAATAACGATTTGCTGCTCAAAGGAGTCAGAGCCTGCGTACTTTACTTCAGCGCCAGTGGCGGCTTCAAAGTAGTCGATGACGCTTTCGATTAAGTCTTTATCGGGGCCAAGCCAAGGGCCAAATACCGTGATTGACTCACCTTTAAGGTCGGTTTTCTTTAGGGCTTCATAGCTATCCCAGTTAAAGCGCTTGTCTTTGCCTGGTGCAAATTTAAGCTTTGGGGTATCTGCCATGACACTGCCACAGGTCAGGCTAGCGGCAATGGCTGCCGTAAGTAAAAGTTTGTTCATCGTCTGAGTATCCTCCCGGTAACTCCAGTCAAAAATAGAAACTATCAATTCTAAAAGTCTGGCCTTATCCAAAGCGCTTTGGTTTTGCGTTTGGGTAATCTGGAGCCTATAGGAAAACAAAAAGACAGGATTAAGTCAATGAAATGTTAAAAATCTGCAATATAACCGTGAGGCTTGTTAGTTTTATTGGCTTGGGCTATATTCGGTAAATTGAAATAACCAAAGCGCTTTGGGTGCTTTGATGAAAATCAGGTGGCTATGAATCTCAAACAACTTGCTCAGCATCTTAAGCTTTCGCCGACGACCGTTAGCCGTGCGTTAAATGGCTACCCCGAAGTCAGTGAACGGACCCGCGAGCGAGTCATGAGCGCCGCCGCGCAACACAATTACCATCCGAGTCATCATGCCACCAGCCTTGCGATTGGTAAATCCCGAGCCATCGGCCATGTGGTGCCGCTGACGGAGCATAGGATGATTAACCCGCATTTCTCGGACTTTATTGCAGGAGCAGGGGACGCCTACGCCAAAGCGGGCTTTGATATGTTATTGAGTGTCGTGCCTGAGTCAGAGGAGGAAGCGGTCTACCGACGCTTCGCCAAAGACGGGCGAGTCGATGGCGTGATTGTGCATGGCCCTTTGGTTGAAGATTCCCGCATTGAGTTATTACAGTCTTTAGGATTGCCATTTGTGGTGCATGGTCGCACCTTGGATGAGGAGTCTACCTACAGTTGGATGGATGTGAATAACTTCCGCGCCTTTGAGCGGGCGACTCAGTTTTTGATTGATTTGGGTCATCAACATATCGGCTTAGTGAATGGTTTTGAATACATGAACTTTGCTGCACGACGCCGTGATGGCTACTTTAAAGCCTTGAGAAATGCTGGTATTCAACATGACCCTGAGTTGCGCTTTAGCGGGGAAATGGTCGAGCCGCAAGGCTATCAGGCGGTGCAAGCACTAATCGCTGCGAATAAAGTCCCAACAGCTTTGCTGTTTTCCAGTATTTTACCGGCACTTGGTGCGGTACGGGCCATGCATGAGCATAATTTAGTGCCGGGCAAAGACATTTCATTAATTGTCTATGACGATCAATTATCATTTCTGCAAAACAGTGGCGACATTCCGATGTTTACCTCACTGCGCTCATCGATTCAGGATGCAGGGAGTAGCGTCGCGCAAATGTTAATCGACATGATTAATAGTAACGATACCCAACCCCGAAATTTACTTTGGGAAGCCGAGCTGGTGCTTGGTAGTTCGACTGCGCCGCCGCGTTCCTTGTAAATGACAGCGCTCACCGCCAACTCTTGTTAATAACTACCTAATAAACTTGACCACTAAATCTCGACTGATAACCGCTATCACTAACCCCAGCCAATTTTAGAAAACGGATAAAACCATGACTATTGAATTCACACGTAAAGATTTTCCCGAAGGTTTCGAATTTGGCGTAGCAACCTCAGCCTATCAAATTGAAGGTAGTCAGTTTGGTGGTTGCGGCCCCTCACAATGGGATGACTTTGCGCTCACGCCGGGCAATGTGGTGCGGGGTGAAAATGGCTCACGTGCCTGTGACCATTACCATCGCTGGGCGGAAGATTTAGACTTAATTCAAGGCTCGGGCTTGGACTCTTATCGCTTTTCAACCTCGTGGTCGCGAGTGATGCCAGAAGGACGCGGACAGGTAAATCAGGATGGATTGGATTATTACGACCGGTTAGTAGATGGCTTACTGGAACGCAATATCAAACCCTATGCCACCCTATATCATTGGGAATTGCCCAGTGCCTTACTGGATATGGGCGGCTGGCGTAACCGTGATATCGCGGATTGGTTTGCGGACTTCACACAAGTCATTATGGGGCGCATTGGTGATCGTGTTGAAGCGGCAGCGACTTTTAATGAGCCTTGGTGTATTGCGTGGCTGAGTCACTTTCTTGGGCATCATGCACCGGGCGTTAAAGACATTCGTGCAGCCAGCCGCGCCATGCATCACATCCTGCTAGCCCACGGCAAAGCGATTCAAGCCATGCGTGGTTTAGGCATGGATAACTTAGGTGTGGTGATGAACTTTGAATACGCCACACCGGCGGACAACTCCGAAGAGGCCATTGCCGCAGCGGATCTTTATGATGGGATTTATAACCGCTGGTTCTTAGGTGGCGTATTTAAGCAGGCATACCCTGAAGATGTCTTAGTAGGCTTGGAGCCTCACTTACCCAAGAATTATGCCGATGACTTCCCAACGATCGCCACCCCAGTTGATTGGCTCGGCGTGAACTACTACACCCGTAAATTAATTGGGCCAGATGGCACTAATCAGTTCCCATACCACAAGGAATTTCCGGGGCCACTGCCAAAAACTGCCATGGACTGGGAAATCTACCCCGATGGCTTACATCATTTCCTAACCTGGGCTGATCGTGAATACACCAAAGGCTTACCCATTTATGTGACTGAAAATGGCATGGCTTCTTACGATGAAGTGGCTAATGGCGCTGTATCCGATCAGGCACGTATCGAATATTTGAATCAACACTTAGCTGCCGTGAAGCGCGCAATTGATGATGGTTCGCCGGTTAAAGGCTATTTCATCTGGTCGTTATTGGATAATTACGAGTGGTCGCTAGGCTATGACAAGCGCTTTGGGCTGGTGCATGTTGATTTTGACAGCTTAAAACGCACACCAAAAGATTCGTATCTGGCATTGCAGAAAGCCTTGCGTTAAATACTGATATCGCGGTCAGCTTTACGGTAGAATGAGCGATTGATTGATTGTTACTGTGAATACCATGCCTACTATACCTGAAGTTCATCCATTCGCTCGTTTTGAGCTGGATCCCGTATTGCTGACTGCGATTACTGCGCAGGGATTTTCGCGTCCTATGCCGATTCAGGGGCGTAGTATTCCGAAAATCATCGAAGGCCGCGATGTGCTGGCCCGCGCTGAAACCGGTAGCGGAAAAACCGCCGCGTATGTGCTGCCACTCCTGCAAAAGCTGATTTCTCAGCGCCGCGAAGAAGGGTTGCAAGCCGCTCGTGGTCACCATATCCGTGCGTTGATTTTAGTGCCAACCCGTGAGCTGGCCTTACAAGTGTCAGAAGTGGTTGCGGCACTCGGTGCCGAGATGCGCCCAACCGTGCGTTGCGCTTGTGTATATGGCGGTGGTGATATTGAGCATCAAGTCACGGTGTTAAAACGCGGCGTTGAAGTGTTGGTTGCGACACCGGCTCGCTTGCTGGATTTGATCTCTGCCAAAGCGGTAGTCTTTAACAAGCTCAGAACCTTGGTGCTGGATGAAGTTGATCGCATGGTCAGCGTTGATTTTCAGGATGAGGTAGAAACGATTCTGCGCCACCTGCCAAACAGCCGCCAAAACCTATTCTTTACGGCCACATTCCCGGATTCCATTCGTGACTTAGTGCGTAAGGTGCTGGACAACCCAGAAGTTATCGATGTACCAGCAGGCCCTAAAATCCTGATTGACCAACACGTTGCCGTGGTTAATTTGCGGGATAAGATCCATGCGCTTAACTACCTGTTAAAAGAGAATGACTGGGAACAAGTACTGGTGTTTGCCACCACGAAGACCAGTTGTAATGAATTAGTCGCAGCGTTGAAATCGTTAGGGGTTGATGTATTGGCGCTGCACGGCAATATTCCTACTGATCAGCGCGAAGCAGCGCTTACTAAGTTTAAAATGGGTGATTTGCGTGTATTGGTGGCTACCGATATCGCTGCCCGTGGCTTGGATATTGGTTCGCTGGATTGTGTAATTAACTACGAGTTACCACGCCAGGCGAATGATTATCAGCATCGGATTGGTCGTACTGGTCGTGCCGGTAAAACCGGTCAGGCAATCAATCTGGTTGCGCACCATGAAATGACGCACTTTGAAGCGATTGAAAAGTTCTACCGTGAGCAATTCCCACGTGAGACGATTCCAGGCTTTGAAGCAGATGCTGTTGCACCGCCACCACCTGCGCGTAAAAAGCCGAAGAAAGTGATTGGTAAAAAGCGCAAGGTGCAGCGTAAAGTGGAGAAGAAAGGTCGTCGCGAGAAAAAGCCATTTGGCTCTAATCTTGCAGCAAGCAAATCTGAATCGACTAGCCCGAATAAAAAGACGGAGTCGGAAAGCAGCTCAGTGTATGGCTCAGCCAAAACGACGAGCACTTCTAGCAGCCCTTACAAAAAATCGACTCCAGCTACACCAGCTTCTGATAAGCCGGTCGCAGCAAAGAAGCCCGGCGCATCTTTTTACAAGAGTATGCCGGACTCCGACGACGATTAATTAATCGCCTTAGGCACAGTGCAGTGTGGCATCACTCGATGCGCACTGCACGACAGCAACCTTTAAACGTATCCCCATCCAAATTGGCTTCAACCCAATAATGCACACGCTCATTGCGTAAGGTGTAGTTGCATTGCTTGGTGTATTTGATGGTCATGTTAGTGCTGAATGGGCCATTGGTGGCTTTCAGTACCGTCTTCATTGCCGTATTCCAGCGGTTACGATTCTGCTTCTCATAGGTAATTGGCAGCATGCCGATAGCTTGGCCGTGCTTATTCACATCCAACGCTTTAGGGTGAACGACTACCCGCCAGAATGGACTGCGATCGCCACACTCTAATACCCATTTACCTTTAGAGTTACTAACAGCCGGGGTTCGCGCAGTGGTTGGGCGTATCGCTTGCGGCTGAGCTGCAGGTGGCTGCGCATTAGCCGTATTACGAGAGGCTGGCGCAGCAGGTCTGGGGGCAGGGGCTGGCGCACTAGCCGCTTGCATTGGGCGAATATAACGAGAGCTAACCCAGCCATTTCGGCCTTGCCAGATCACATTTACCCAAGTGGTATTACCCACCTTAACTTGCTTTCCGAGATGGCGGATATTTTGACCATTAGCTGGGATTTTGCCAACCACGCTAGCCGATGCGCCGGGCTTTGCGCGCATGTTTAAAGAGTCCCAATTGGCAACACCTGCAATTTGAAACATGGAGGCATGAGCCATTTGAAAGCTCAGTAGCGTGCCCGCAGCCATCAGGCAGACCTGTTTGATCGTACGAATGCTTTTCATATAAACAATCCTTATTATTGATAGACAAAAAAAGCCCCGAAACAAGATCCATCTTGCCGGGGCTATATTGGGGTCTGACATACGGGGGTATTAGTTTTGTGCTTAAATTAATACCAGTTGAGTCATTCCGTCACCCGCTAAACACTGACCAATGGTCATAAAAGCGTGATGACCGACCCCAACACCACAGGCAATTAGCGAGCACCGCCATAGTTGTGGTTATGCGAGTTAGCACCGTTTAAATGGGTATGTGTCACTGAGTTGGTGAACTGATTCTTAGGGTGCGTATGTGTATTAGCAGAGACTTGAACTTGCTGCTGCGCTTGAGTCTGTACCGCAGCTCTAGGCATCAGGAAGTCATGTGGATGAATCACATCACCGCCAGCATGGGTATGTGTCACTTGCTGGTTATACTGTGTCGCTGGGTGAATGTGAGTCACGAGTGCGCCTTGCGCTACTGTAACCTGCTGG harbors:
- a CDS encoding DEAD/DEAH box helicase, with translation MPTIPEVHPFARFELDPVLLTAITAQGFSRPMPIQGRSIPKIIEGRDVLARAETGSGKTAAYVLPLLQKLISQRREEGLQAARGHHIRALILVPTRELALQVSEVVAALGAEMRPTVRCACVYGGGDIEHQVTVLKRGVEVLVATPARLLDLISAKAVVFNKLRTLVLDEVDRMVSVDFQDEVETILRHLPNSRQNLFFTATFPDSIRDLVRKVLDNPEVIDVPAGPKILIDQHVAVVNLRDKIHALNYLLKENDWEQVLVFATTKTSCNELVAALKSLGVDVLALHGNIPTDQREAALTKFKMGDLRVLVATDIAARGLDIGSLDCVINYELPRQANDYQHRIGRTGRAGKTGQAINLVAHHEMTHFEAIEKFYREQFPRETIPGFEADAVAPPPPARKKPKKVIGKKRKVQRKVEKKGRREKKPFGSNLAASKSESTSPNKKTESESSSVYGSAKTTSTSSSPYKKSTPATPASDKPVAAKKPGASFYKSMPDSDDD
- a CDS encoding GH1 family beta-glucosidase, whose protein sequence is MTIEFTRKDFPEGFEFGVATSAYQIEGSQFGGCGPSQWDDFALTPGNVVRGENGSRACDHYHRWAEDLDLIQGSGLDSYRFSTSWSRVMPEGRGQVNQDGLDYYDRLVDGLLERNIKPYATLYHWELPSALLDMGGWRNRDIADWFADFTQVIMGRIGDRVEAAATFNEPWCIAWLSHFLGHHAPGVKDIRAASRAMHHILLAHGKAIQAMRGLGMDNLGVVMNFEYATPADNSEEAIAAADLYDGIYNRWFLGGVFKQAYPEDVLVGLEPHLPKNYADDFPTIATPVDWLGVNYYTRKLIGPDGTNQFPYHKEFPGPLPKTAMDWEIYPDGLHHFLTWADREYTKGLPIYVTENGMASYDEVANGAVSDQARIEYLNQHLAAVKRAIDDGSPVKGYFIWSLLDNYEWSLGYDKRFGLVHVDFDSLKRTPKDSYLALQKALR
- a CDS encoding ABC transporter substrate-binding protein, with the translated sequence MNKLLLTAAIAASLTCGSVMADTPKLKFAPGKDKRFNWDSYEALKKTDLKGESITVFGPWLGPDKDLIESVIDYFEAATGAEVKYAGSDSFEQQIVIDTQAGSPPNISIFPQPGLAADLASKGLLSPLGDDTKAWVAENYGAGQSWVDLGTYANKEGEKEYYGFFYKVDVKSLTWYIPENFEDAGYEVPTSMEELKALTKKIAADGGKPWCIGLGSGGATGWPATDWVEDMMLRTQSPEDYDKWVSNELKFDDPKVLGAIDEFGWFARNDKYVDGGSASVATNDFRESPKGLFSSPPKCYMHRQASFIPSFFPEGTELGEDADFFYFPAYAEKDLGKPVLGAGTLFAITNPSKAATAFIDFLKTPIAHEVWMAQSGFLTPFKGANPELYANESLKKQGNILLEATTFRFDGSDLMPGKIGAGAFWTGMVDYAGGKSSAEVGAAIQKTWDDLKK
- a CDS encoding SH3 domain-containing protein, translating into MKSIRTIKQVCLMAAGTLLSFQMAHASMFQIAGVANWDSLNMRAKPGASASVVGKIPANGQNIRHLGKQVKVGNTTWVNVIWQGRNGWVSSRYIRPMQAASAPAPAPRPAAPASRNTANAQPPAAQPQAIRPTTARTPAVSNSKGKWVLECGDRSPFWRVVVHPKALDVNKHGQAIGMLPITYEKQNRNRWNTAMKTVLKATNGPFSTNMTIKYTKQCNYTLRNERVHYWVEANLDGDTFKGCCRAVRIE
- a CDS encoding substrate-binding domain-containing protein, which gives rise to MNLKQLAQHLKLSPTTVSRALNGYPEVSERTRERVMSAAAQHNYHPSHHATSLAIGKSRAIGHVVPLTEHRMINPHFSDFIAGAGDAYAKAGFDMLLSVVPESEEEAVYRRFAKDGRVDGVIVHGPLVEDSRIELLQSLGLPFVVHGRTLDEESTYSWMDVNNFRAFERATQFLIDLGHQHIGLVNGFEYMNFAARRRDGYFKALRNAGIQHDPELRFSGEMVEPQGYQAVQALIAANKVPTALLFSSILPALGAVRAMHEHNLVPGKDISLIVYDDQLSFLQNSGDIPMFTSLRSSIQDAGSSVAQMLIDMINSNDTQPRNLLWEAELVLGSSTAPPRSL